The Gemmatimonadales bacterium genome includes the window TCTTCGCTCTCTGGGACGCGCGTACTCCGGCGTGAAGGACTTCGCGTCCGACAACACCGCGGGCGTGCATCCGCTCGTGCTCGACGCGCTTTCCCGCGCCAACGCCGGCCGCGCGCCCGCCTACGGCGACGATGAGGTCACCGCGCGGGCCGCGGCGCGCGTACGCGAGCAGTTCGGGCCAGAGGTCGAGGTGTTCTTCGTCTGGGGCGGCACCGCCGCGAACGTCCTCGGCCTCTCGACCATGCTCGCGCCATACCAGGGGGTGATCTGCACCGACATCGCCCATATCGAAGAGGACGAGTGCGCCGCGCCCGAGCGCTTCACCGGCAGCAAGCTGCTTCCGGTGCGCTCACGCGGCGGCAAGCTCACCGGCGAGGACGTGGCCGCCCGCGTGCAGGGCGTCAACTATCCGCACCAGGTGATGCCGCGCGTCGTCTCCGTCACCCAAGCCACCGAGTATGGCACGGTGTACACGCCGGCCGAGCTGCGCGCCATCAGCGACGCGGCGCGGGCACACGGGCTTCGGGTGCACATGGATGGCGCCCGGCTTGCGAACGCCGCGGCGGGTCTCGGGCTGCCGCTCCGCGCGCTCACGGCGGACGTCGGTGTTGACGTGCTCTCGTTCGGCGGGACCAAGAACGGCGGGCTCGCGGCCGAAGCGGTGGTGCTCTTCGACCCGGCGCTGGCGCGCGACTTTCCCGCCCTCCGAAAGCAGGGAATGCAGCTCGCGTCGAAGATGCGCTTCGTCTCGGCGCAGGTCGAGGCGCTGCTCACGGACGACCTCTGGCTCCGCAACGCGCGCTGTGCCAACGCCATGGCGCGGCGGCTCGCGGAGCGTGCGTCGGCCGTCGAGGACATCACCATCACGCAGCCGGTCGAGGCCAACGCCGTCTTCGCCATCGTGCCGGCGGCGGCCGTGCAGCTGCTGCAGCAGACGTTCAGGTTCTACGTGTGGAACGAGCGCACGTCGGAGGTCCGCTGGATGACGTCGTTCGATACCTCGGAGCCGGACGTCGATGCGTTCGCCGACGCGATCGGCTCGGCGGTGCGGGCGGCCCGCGTCTCAGGCGGCCGGTAGGGCGACAGCTCGCGCGCCAGCGGATCGCCGCGGAAGCAATCCTCCACGATCTGTCCCTGCTGCTCCATCCCGTATGTCTCGAACGGCCGCGGGCCATGCGCCGCGCAATCCCCGGCGTAGTCGTACGGGCTCGGGCCCCGGCCGAGGCGGTGGCGGACCTCGCGCGCGCGATCGGCGAGCGCGCGGGCGAAGTAGCGAAGCGGCCCCCACGCGTGGTACTGCGCGCAGTGCGTGAGCTCGTGCGCGAGCACCGGGAGCGAGCGGCAGCACGCGTCGGACAGGAAGACGTCGTTGCCGAGTGCGATGGCGCGGCCGCCGCTCGCACCCAGAACAGCGCGCCGCAGCGCGCGGCGCAGGCGTCCGCCCTCGCCGCGGTGCAGCCGCACCCTGGCGCAAACGACCCGGTCGGCGAGCGTGCCCAGCGCCCGCAATTCTTCGTCGGTCACGCGGCAGCGTTCATCCGCCATCGACAATCCGTGGCCCATTTACCGTCATCTGCCGAGAAACTCCCCGATCGGCGCGAGCGTCTCGATGTGATCGCAGAAGATCTTGAGTGTCGCGAGTAGCGGCACCGCGATGAACGCGCCGGGCACGCCCCAGATCCACCACCAGAATGCGAGCCCGATGAAGATCGCCACCGGATTGAGCGTGAGCCGCTGCCCCATGATGAGCGGCGAGACCAGATTCGACTGCACGAAATTCACCACGAGGTACGCGCCCGGCACGAGCAGCGCGTGCCCCAGCGTATCGAACGTGGTAAGCCCGGCGGCCGCCAGAACGAGCAGCAATACCGTGGGCCCGATATAAGGAATGAACTCCACGAGCCCGGCCAGCACGCCCCAGAGCAGCGGGTTCGGCACGCCCACGAGGTACATCGCGCCGGTCACGGCGAGGGCCTCGCCCACGTTGAGCAGTGTGAGCGTCACGAGATAGGTCGAGATCGACGCCTCCGTTTCCCGCGCGATCTCCACCGCACGCCGCTTGTCCCCAAAGCTCGGCAGCACGTTGATCATCTTCTGGAGAAAGAGATCGCCGGCGGCGAGCAGGAAATAGAGCAGGATAAGCACTTCGATCGCGCCGATGACGATGGTCTGCGTCGTGCCGAAGAGACGCTCCGCGGCGGTCGGCCCCTTGACGACGACCTCCGCTGGCCCGGATTCCGACGCCGGGGCCCTCGCCGCCTTCTCCACCTGCTCGGCGGCCCGGCTCACTTCCTGCACGGGGCGGCGGATGAGGCGGAGCTTGCCCCGGATCTGTTCCATGCTGGCGGGCGCCCGCGACACCCAGCTGCGGGCCGGCTGGGCCAGCGAGTACGCACCCGCACCCACGAAGCCAAGCAGGCCGAGGATCACGAGCGCCGCTCCCACCGGCTCCGGAATCCGCCCGCGCTTGAGGATGCGGAGGACGGGACTGAACAGGAAGTCGAGCAGGATCGCGAACACGACCGGCAGGAAGAACGCACGAGCGAAGTAGAGCGTGTAGAACGCCGCGAGCACGAAGAGTCCCGTGATCGCGAGCGAGCGCACCTCGACCCGGTCGCGCAGCGCGGTGCTGAGCTTGTGCAGATTCGGCTCCGGCCCGGTGGGCGTCGGGCCGGCCTCGACCGGCGGTTCGAGCGACGAGCGCGGCATCGATTCCACGGCGTACCCTTGTCTCTGAGCGAGGAGCCGCGGTAAGGTTACGCCGCGGCCGCCGCGCGGACTGTGCGCTGGCGCACCCGGCCGCGCCGCCGGCCCTTGCGCGTATGAACCTGCCGCCCGCCGGCCACCCCGCAGCCGAGACCTCGCATGGCGCGCGTCTGGCAATCCATATTCTCCGTCTGGGCGTGGCTCGTGCTGGGCACCTGCGTCGTGCTCTGGCTGCCGCTCATGGCCGCGGTCCGCCTGATCACCGCGCGCTCCGATCCGGGGCGGTACACGGTCGGCCTGCTCTTCCGAAAGATCGGCGTCATCATGGCGACGCTCAATCCGCTCTGGCGGTTCCGCTGCTCCGGCACGCCGCCCGCCGATCCGCGCCGCCCCTACGTCGTCGTCTCCAATCACGAATCCTTCGCCGACATCCTGCTCATCAGTCACCTGCCATGGGAAATGAAGTGGCTGTCGAAGGCGGAAATGTTCCGGTGGCCGGTGCTGGGCTGGCTCATGCGCGTCGCGGGAGACATCCCGGTGCGCCGCGGCGAAGGACGGAGCGCTCTCGAGGCGCTGCACAACGCCCGCGGCGTGCTCAAGAACCGCGTCTCGGTGATGATCTTTCCCGAAGGCACCCGGTCGACGGACGGCGAGATGCTGCCCTTCAAGGACGGCGCATTCCGGCTCGCGATCAGCGCCAAGGTTCCCATCCTGCCGCTCGCCCTCTCCGGCACCGGCACCGCGTTGCCGAAAAAGGATTGGCGCCTCGGCCGCTCCGTGGCGGAAGTGCGCGTGCTTCCGCCGGTCGAGACCGAGGGGCTGGCCAACCGCGACGTGCCGGCGCTCAAGGCGCGGGTGCAGGCGATGATCTCCGCTGCGCGCGACGAGCTCAGGGCCGAGGCCGCCCGCGCACGCTGACCGGGTGCCGCGCGGCGCGCTGCTCAATCCATCGCGAGATCCCGCCCCAGATCGACCGGCGCCCGCGCCCGCCCCACCGCGCCCGCAAGCGCGAAGAGCGTGAGCAGGTACGGCAGCGTGAGGAAGAGCTGATAGGGCACGTTGAGCCCGAGCGCCTGAAGCACGAACTGCAGCGCGGTCGCCGCGCCGAAGAGGAGAGCCGCCACCGCCACCCCAACCGGATGCCAGCGGCCGAGCACCACGATGGCGATCGCGACATAACCTCGGCCCGCCGTCATGTTCTCAGCGAACGTCCCCACCTGTGCCAGCACCAGGCTCGCTCCCGCAACGCCCGCGAGCGCACTCCCGAAGACCGTCGCCCAGAAACGGATCGCGCGCACCCGCACCCCGGCCGCTCGCGCATCGCCCGGCGCCTCCCCCACGGCCCTGAGTGCCAGGCCCGGACGCGTGCGGTAGAGGAACCACGCGATGACCGGCACCGCGACGAAGGCCAAATACGTCGTCGCCGGCTGCGCAAAGATGCTCGGGCCCACGAGGGGAATCCGCGAGAGCAGCGGCACCGGCCACGCCACGAGCGTCGGCAGCGAGAGCCCGGCTCCGGCGCTGCCGTACGCCTGCCGATAGATCGTGCCGGTGAGCCCCACGCAGCCGAGCGTCACGGCGGCGCCGGCGATGATCTGGTTGGCTCCCGCGTACACCACGACGGCCGCGAACACGACGCCCACTGCGATTCCGGCCGCTGCGGCCGCCGCCACACCCGCCCACGCCCCGCCGGTGCCGCCGAGCGCCGACGCCCCGAGCGCGGAAGCGAGTGCGCCGGCGAGCATCGCGCCCTCGACCCCCAGATTGATCACGCCGGCCCGTTCGGTCACCGTCTCGCCCACGGCCGCGAGCAGGAGCGGCGTCGCGACCCGCACGGTGGCGGCGAGAAACCCGGTCAGCGCCCCGGAACTCGCGAGCTCCGCGCTCATGCCGCCCTCGCCTCGGCCGCCGCGGCGTCATCCGCCTCGGCGACCCTGCCCGCGGCCCGTCGCGCCCATGCTTCCGCCAACAGGACCACGATGATGATCACCGCCTCGACCACGTACACGGCCACCGCCGGAATCCCCGCCTCGCGTTGCATGGCGCCGGCGCCCGTCTCGAGCGCGCCGAAAAGGATGCCGGTCGCGAGCACGCCGAGCGGCCGGAGCCTGGCCAGCAATGCCACGGCAATGCCCGTGAACCCGTATCCGGGCGAGAGATTCTGATAGAGTGCGTACGACACGCCGCCCACCTCGACCCCGCCGGCCAGGCCCGCCAGCGCGCCCGACGCCACCAGCGCCACCGCCGCCACGACCTTGGGTGAGATGCGGCCCGAGATCTCCGCCGCGCGCGGCCCAGTGCCGACCGCGAGCAACTTGAACCCCCACACCGTCCGTGCGAGCACGTACCAGCTGAGCACCGCCGCGAGCACCGCCAGCAGGAATCCCAGGTGCAAGCGCGTTCCCGGCAGCACCGGCAGCCGCGCCGCCTCGCTGATCGGATCGCTCTCGGGATAGATTCGCGTCGCCTCCTGAAGCGGACCCTGCACCATCCAGCTCACCAGCGATTCCGCGACGAAGTTGAGCAACAGTGTGCTGATCACCTCCAGCACGCCGAAACGGAAGGTGAGCCAGGCCGGCAGCGCGGACCACGCCGCGCCCGCGAGCGTCGCCGCGGCGAGCACGGCGGCGACGGCGAGCGGCGCGGGCCAGCCACCGGTATGAAGTCCCACCCAGGTGGCCGCGATGGCGCCCGCGTAGAACTGCCCTTCCGCGCCGATGTTGAACGCGGCAGCGCGGAAGGCGACGCAGATGCCGAGCCCGATGAGGATGAGCGGCACCGACCGCACGAGTGTCGCCGAGCCGATGGCGTACCATGAACCGAATGCCCCGCGCCAGAGCGCGCCGAGCGCGGCGACGGCATCGTACCCGCCGGCCCAGAGGCCGAGCATCAGCACGACCAGCCCGGCGATGACCGCGAGTGCGCCGGTGCGAAGGCTCGCGATGTTCATCGCCCCGGGTCCGCGCGAAGCAGCCCGCCACCCGCGAGCATGAGCGCTCCCACCTCATCCCGCCGCGCTTGCGGCGGCGCGGCGCGCAGCACACCGCCCGCCATGACGAGCACCCGATCCGCCTGCGAGAGCACCTCGTCGAGGTCGCTCGCGTACACCAGCACGGCCGCGCCGGCCGCGGCGGCCGCGCGGAGCCGCTGCCACACTGCGTGCGTCGCCCGCACATCGAGCCCACGGCTCGGATTCTCGGCGGCCAGCACCTTGGGCGCGAGCTCGAGCGCCCGCGCAATCACCAGCCGTTGCTGGTTACCGCCGCTCAGCGCGCTCGCCGGGGCGTCGGGCCCTGGTGCGCGGATCTCGAACTCGCGCAGGACCTCCGCCGTACGCCGGCGTGCGGCGCGCCAGTCGAGTTGCGCTCCACACACCCACGGTGCCGAGTCGCCGAGCCCGAGCGCAAAATTTTCCGTGAGCGACAGCTCCGGTATCAAGCCCTCGGTGGTCCGGTCCTCGGGAACAAATGCGACGGGCGACGCCACCTCGAGCTTGCCGCCCCCTATCGGCAGCAACCCCACAATCGCGCGGAGCAGCTCGCGCTGGCCGCTGCCCTCGACGGCGGCGACGCCGACGACTTCGCCCGCCCGCAGCTCGAAGCTGGCTTTCCGCACCGCGAGACGAGAGGCGCCAGCCCTGGCGCCCGCCGTTGCCGGCCAGTCATGAGCTACGTCGAGGTGGTCCGCCTTGACGAGCAACGGGGCGCGCACCGCCGATGTCGCTCGCTCACGCGCACTCGCCTCGCGCGCACCAGGCCGCGCATCTGCTGCGATTACCGCGTCTCCGCCGGAAATCGCCGCCGCGTCCGCGCCGATCATTGCCGCTGCGAGCGACCCCGCTGTCTCCCCCGCCGCCGTCCCGCTCAACCTCACCCGCCCGGCGCGCAGCACCGTTACCCGATCCGCTGCGCTCAGCGCTTCAGCGAGGCGGTGGGTGATGAGCACCGCCGAGCCGCCCCGCGCCGCGAAGTCGCGCACCACGCTCAAGAGATCATTCGCCTCTGGGGGTGTAAGCGCGGCGGTCGGCTCGTCGAGCAGCAGGATGCGTGTGTTGGCGGCGAGCGCCTTCAAGATCTCCAGCCGCTGCTTGAGCGCCACGCCGAGCGCATCGGCCGTCATGTCGGGTTCGAGCGGGAGACCGGCTCGCTCCATCAGCTCCCGGACGCGCGCGAGCAACTCTCGCCGCCCTACCGGCCACCCAGCCGCGAGCGCCAGATTCTCCGCCACCGTGAGCGCTGGAATCGATGTGAAGTGCTGGTGCACCATGCCGATGCCCAGGCGCCGGGCATCCCGTGGCGTCCGGGGCTTCGCCACCCGACCGTCCACCAGCATGACGCCTGCGTCGGCACGCACGAGCCCCGCCGCCACCCGCATGAGCGTCGTCTTGCCCGCGCCGTTCTCGCCCAGGAGCGCATGCACCTCGCCCGAGCGCAGCGTGAAATCGGCCCCGCGCAGCGCGTGCACGGGGCCGAATCGCTTCTCGATGCCGCGAAGCTCGAGTGCCGGTGCGCCGGTGCTCACAGTCCGGTGGGATGCCGGTGGAACTCCCAGGGCAGGCCGAATCGGTCGGAGAGGTGCTGCGCCAGCGCCTGCACGCCCACCTGCTCGGTGGCGTAATGCCCCGCGTATACCGCGTTGACGCCCAACTCCATCGCGTCGAAGTAGGTGTGGTGTGCCCCCTCGCCGGTCACGAGCGTGTCGAGCCCCGCATCGCGCGCCTCCGCGATCGCGCTGCCGCCCGCCCCGGTGAGCACGCCGACCCGGGCCGTGCGCTGCGGCCCGCCCGGAATGAGCCGTGCGCTCGTGCCGAGGAGCCGGTTGAGCTCGGCCACGAGCCGATCGCGGTCGTCGAGCGCGGCGGGTGGCCGACCCCATACGCCGATCGGGATGCCGCCGTGCTCACCCCACCAGCCCTCGATTCCGATTCCGAGCTGCGAGGCGAGCACCACGTTGTTGCCCACGTCCGGGTGGACGTCGAGCGGGATGTGGGCGGAGTAGAGCGCCATGTCGCGCTCGAGCAGCGCGCGCACCCGCCGCAACCGGCGCCCGGTGAGTGGAATGCTTCCATTCCAGAAGAGCCCATGGTGCACGATCAGGAGCGTGGGCCCGGTGGCGTTTTCCGCGCCCTCGATCGCCTCGAGCGATGCGTCGACCGCGGCTACGATGCGG containing:
- a CDS encoding low specificity L-threonine aldolase; translated protein: MKDFASDNTAGVHPLVLDALSRANAGRAPAYGDDEVTARAAARVREQFGPEVEVFFVWGGTAANVLGLSTMLAPYQGVICTDIAHIEEDECAAPERFTGSKLLPVRSRGGKLTGEDVAARVQGVNYPHQVMPRVVSVTQATEYGTVYTPAELRAISDAARAHGLRVHMDGARLANAAAGLGLPLRALTADVGVDVLSFGGTKNGGLAAEAVVLFDPALARDFPALRKQGMQLASKMRFVSAQVEALLTDDLWLRNARCANAMARRLAERASAVEDITITQPVEANAVFAIVPAAAVQLLQQTFRFYVWNERTSEVRWMTSFDTSEPDVDAFADAIGSAVRAARVSGGR
- a CDS encoding AI-2E family transporter, which produces MPRSSLEPPVEAGPTPTGPEPNLHKLSTALRDRVEVRSLAITGLFVLAAFYTLYFARAFFLPVVFAILLDFLFSPVLRILKRGRIPEPVGAALVILGLLGFVGAGAYSLAQPARSWVSRAPASMEQIRGKLRLIRRPVQEVSRAAEQVEKAARAPASESGPAEVVVKGPTAAERLFGTTQTIVIGAIEVLILLYFLLAAGDLFLQKMINVLPSFGDKRRAVEIARETEASISTYLVTLTLLNVGEALAVTGAMYLVGVPNPLLWGVLAGLVEFIPYIGPTVLLLVLAAAGLTTFDTLGHALLVPGAYLVVNFVQSNLVSPLIMGQRLTLNPVAIFIGLAFWWWIWGVPGAFIAVPLLATLKIFCDHIETLAPIGEFLGR
- a CDS encoding ABC transporter permease — protein: MNIASLRTGALAVIAGLVVLMLGLWAGGYDAVAALGALWRGAFGSWYAIGSATLVRSVPLILIGLGICVAFRAAAFNIGAEGQFYAGAIAATWVGLHTGGWPAPLAVAAVLAAATLAGAAWSALPAWLTFRFGVLEVISTLLLNFVAESLVSWMVQGPLQEATRIYPESDPISEAARLPVLPGTRLHLGFLLAVLAAVLSWYVLARTVWGFKLLAVGTGPRAAEISGRISPKVVAAVALVASGALAGLAGGVEVGGVSYALYQNLSPGYGFTGIAVALLARLRPLGVLATGILFGALETGAGAMQREAGIPAVAVYVVEAVIIIVVLLAEAWARRAAGRVAEADDAAAAEARAA
- a CDS encoding Nif3-like dinuclear metal center hexameric protein produces the protein MSGSRGGTAANRTADGDAGVALAEIAGYLDGYLRVDEVPDSPNALNGLQVENGGRVARIVAAVDASLEAIEGAENATGPTLLIVHHGLFWNGSIPLTGRRLRRVRALLERDMALYSAHIPLDVHPDVGNNVVLASQLGIGIEGWWGEHGGIPIGVWGRPPAALDDRDRLVAELNRLLGTSARLIPGGPQRTARVGVLTGAGGSAIAEARDAGLDTLVTGEGAHHTYFDAMELGVNAVYAGHYATEQVGVQALAQHLSDRFGLPWEFHRHPTGL
- a CDS encoding lysophospholipid acyltransferase family protein, giving the protein MARVWQSIFSVWAWLVLGTCVVLWLPLMAAVRLITARSDPGRYTVGLLFRKIGVIMATLNPLWRFRCSGTPPADPRRPYVVVSNHESFADILLISHLPWEMKWLSKAEMFRWPVLGWLMRVAGDIPVRRGEGRSALEALHNARGVLKNRVSVMIFPEGTRSTDGEMLPFKDGAFRLAISAKVPILPLALSGTGTALPKKDWRLGRSVAEVRVLPPVETEGLANRDVPALKARVQAMISAARDELRAEAARAR
- a CDS encoding ATP-binding cassette domain-containing protein, with product MSTGAPALELRGIEKRFGPVHALRGADFTLRSGEVHALLGENGAGKTTLMRVAAGLVRADAGVMLVDGRVAKPRTPRDARRLGIGMVHQHFTSIPALTVAENLALAAGWPVGRRELLARVRELMERAGLPLEPDMTADALGVALKQRLEILKALAANTRILLLDEPTAALTPPEANDLLSVVRDFAARGGSAVLITHRLAEALSAADRVTVLRAGRVRLSGTAAGETAGSLAAAMIGADAAAISGGDAVIAADARPGAREASARERATSAVRAPLLVKADHLDVAHDWPATAGARAGASRLAVRKASFELRAGEVVGVAAVEGSGQRELLRAIVGLLPIGGGKLEVASPVAFVPEDRTTEGLIPELSLTENFALGLGDSAPWVCGAQLDWRAARRRTAEVLREFEIRAPGPDAPASALSGGNQQRLVIARALELAPKVLAAENPSRGLDVRATHAVWQRLRAAAAAGAAVLVYASDLDEVLSQADRVLVMAGGVLRAAPPQARRDEVGALMLAGGGLLRADPGR
- a CDS encoding ABC transporter permease → MSAELASSGALTGFLAATVRVATPLLLAAVGETVTERAGVINLGVEGAMLAGALASALGASALGGTGGAWAGVAAAAAAGIAVGVVFAAVVVYAGANQIIAGAAVTLGCVGLTGTIYRQAYGSAGAGLSLPTLVAWPVPLLSRIPLVGPSIFAQPATTYLAFVAVPVIAWFLYRTRPGLALRAVGEAPGDARAAGVRVRAIRFWATVFGSALAGVAGASLVLAQVGTFAENMTAGRGYVAIAIVVLGRWHPVGVAVAALLFGAATALQFVLQALGLNVPYQLFLTLPYLLTLFALAGAVGRARAPVDLGRDLAMD